A genomic segment from Carassius auratus strain Wakin chromosome 25, ASM336829v1, whole genome shotgun sequence encodes:
- the znf609a gene encoding zinc finger protein 609a isoform X2, producing MHTRSSHNAEPDRGVLQMESPVSTPAPPPLHLLAPGVNADISSPCEQIMVRTRSVAVNTSDVALATEPECLGPCEPGTSVNLEGIVWQETEDGMLVVNVTWRNKTYVGTLLDCTRHDWAPPRFCESPTSDLEMRNGRGRGKRMRPNSNTPVNENSNSSDNKGSNNSKTRAASNSKGRRGSQNSSERRTPPNSNTEDVKASPSSANKRKNKPVSDMEPNSSSEDTKGSKRMRTNSNSGIPHTVLPLSSIKAESLPPSLDRNCPSPVLIDCPHPNCNKKYKHINGLKYHQARAHNDDDIKLDIDGDSEYGEDSTLHPEPGSCNGASISQKGCVSPARSVTPKGRGFDAQSPSPSSGKFSSKQTGKKKSEGEHESCVPMDGCEDGPCLTDETSNDGIDDKRGLDKAKKSGSGTKADKLAQKPMKSARPLVPSLPPQQLYALPASSFPAPNSGSSSSMGSVVQSISKSPQLKTVQPKPAVIGDSSINPALGSSKDKKKKDKKKKECGKEGDSPKAPGKGGKPEEGKSPYSESSDQGSKSEGMLNGSTDPHQSRLASIKAEADKIYSFSDNSPSPSIGVASRIESGAMAQPLTPLHVVTQNGADNSSVKTNSPAYSDISDAGEDGEGKVKDKSEDQAIREGAKKSLFPSQPPNKDSTYYPSYETYYSPNYVNPNPSPGVANTVTSLQDGAVKVKKEEDPEPGNDKGKSEPPEDRKPDTGASTQQPPQPSVIQQRSNMFMQPLYYNQYAYVPAYGYSPDQAYHNHLMNTNPAYRQQCEDRQRQAAEQHRAAEKKSEAAQKDREASMKQEEWKQKASVPPTLSKAPSLSDLGKPSPQGKPKDPSEPGKSVIIPKGEDGKGQTQQGEGLKMKLSEAGHHAKDEQKPGIESGRSAMEQAMYMYRQEPDSRLWPYVYPSKYPDAQKQIDEERWKDERERERERERERERDRDRDRERKGKEERMRPKDTPSKEESKEGAEPRTSSASDEHRGVSKDPRAHMQFSSPLPQHQSYMSYMHGYPYGQGYDPSHPGYRGMPAVMMQNYPGSYLSPGYSFSPYGSKMPPGEDCEKARASPTVSGKSASESKALDILHQHASQYKSKSPTVGEKMPHDRDRSGSERERDSDRPRSSPSQRIMPSHHHLGYPLLPGQYDLSYATGISSSAIVASQQASAPSLYPPARR from the exons ATGCACACACGCTCATCTCATAACGCCGAGCCGGATAGAGGCGTCTTACAg ATGGAGTCTCCGGTCTCCACGCCTGCACCTCCACCGCTACACCTCCTCGCTCCGGGCGTCAACGCTGACATCTCCTCCCCGTGTGAGCAGATCATGGTCCGCACGCGCTCTGTGGCCGTCAACACCTCTGACGTGGCTCTGGCCACCGAGCCTGAGTGTCTGGGTCCCTGCGAACCTGGCACCAGCGTCAACCTGGAGGGCATCGTCTGGCAGGAGACTGAGGACG gtATGCTGGTTGTGAACGTTACCTGGAGGAACAAGACATATGTGGGCACGCTTTTAGACTGCACTCGTCATGATTGGGCACCCCCACG GTTCTGTGAGTCACCCACAAGTGACCTGGAGATGAGGAATGGCCGTGGACGGGGTAAAAGAATGAGGCCCAATAGCAATACGCCAGTCAACGAAAACAGCAACTCCTCTGATAACAAAGGCAGCAACAACAGCAAGACTCGAGCCGCATCCAACAGCAAAGGGCGACGGGGCAGTCAGAATTCCTCTGAACGGCGCACCCCACCAAACAGCAACACTGAGGATGTTAAAGCTAGTCCTTCATCTGCTAACAAACGCAAGAACAAACCTGTCTCCGACATGGAGCCCAATTCCAGTTCAGAGGACACTAAGGGTAGCAAACGTATGCGCACCAATTCAAACAGTGGAATACCTCATACTGTTCTTCCACTATCCAGCATCAAAGCTGAATCCTTGCCTCCCTCTTTGGATCGCAACTGCCCCTCGCCGGTGCTCATCGACTGCCCCCATCCCAACTGCAACAAGAAGTACAAGCACATTAATGGCCTGAAGTATCACCAGGCTCGTGCACACAATGATGATGACATCAAGCTGGACATAGATGGTGATAGTGAGTATGGTGAGGACTCCACTTTGCACCCAGAGCCAGGGAGTTGTAATGGTGCATCCATTTCACAGAAGGGATGTGTGTCTCCTGCACGGTCGGTCACCCCTAAAGGCAGAGGATTTGATGCCCAGAGTCCATCGCCATCATCAGGAAAGTTCAGCTCTAAGCAGACTGGCAAGAAGAAATCAGAGGGTGAGCATGAGTCGTGTGTGCCCATGGATGGCTGTGAAGATGGCCCATGTCTTACAGATGAGACGAGCAACGATGGCATTGATGATAAAAGAGGTTTGGACAAAGCTAAGAAGTCTGGCAGTGGAACCAAGGCAGACAAGCTTGCTCAGAAGCCAATGAAGTCAGCAAGGCCCCTCGTTCCTTCCTTACCTCCACAGCAGTTGTACGCCTTACCAGCCTCCAGCTTCCCTGCCCCTAATTCTGGCTCCTCTTCCAGCATGGGCTCTGTGGTCCAGTCCATTAGCAAGAGCCCCCAGCTAAAAACCGTTCAACCCAAACCTGCAGTGATTGGAGATTCCTCAATAAACCCAGCCTTAGGAAGCTCTAaggacaagaaaaagaaagataagaaaaagaaGGAGTGTGGTAAGGAAGGAGACAGTCCAAAAGCCCCTGGCAAAGGAGGGAAACCTGAAGAAGGTAAAAGCCCATATTCTGAAAGCTCAGACCAAGGCAGCAAGAGCGAGGGGATGTTAAATGGATCCACAGATCCACATCAAAGTCGGCTAGCCAGCATTAAAGCAGAGGCCGACAAAATCTACAGCTTCTCTGATAATTCTCCCAGTCCTTCTATAGGAGTGGCCAGTCGGATAGAGAGCGGGGCGATGGCACAACCTCTCACTCCACTTCATGTGGTTACCCAAAATGGGGCTGATAACTCTTCTGTGAAGACCAACAGCCCGGCGTACTCCGACATCTCTGATGCAGGGGAAGATGGAGAGGGCAAAGTCAAGGACAAGTCTGAGGATCAGGCAATCCGGGAAGGTGCCAAGAAATCTCTATTCCCATCCCAACCCCCAAACAAAGACTCTACTTATTACCCAAGTTATGAAACGTACTACTCGCCCAATTATGTCAACCCAAACCCCAGTCCAGGAGTTGCTAACACGGTCACATCATTGCAAGATGGTGCAGTGAAGGTGAAAAAAGAAGAAGACCCAGAACCTGGCAATGACAAGGGCAAATCAGAGCCACCTGAAGATCGAAAGCCAGACACGGGTGCATCCACTCAGCAGCCACCACAGCCTTCAGTCATTCAGCAGCGGTCTAACATGTTCATGCAGCCCCTCTATTACAATCAGTATGCTTATGTACCTGCCTACGGCTATTCACCTGATCAGGCCTACCATAACCACCTGATGAACACAAACCCAGCTTACAGGCAGCAGTGTGAGGACCGCCAACGCCAAGCAGCTGAGCAGCATCGTGCTGCAGAGAAGAAATCAGAGGCTGCTCAGAAGGATAGGGAAGCATCCATGAAGCAAGAAGAATGGAAGCAGAAAGCATCAGTTCCTCCTACTTTGTCCAAAGCACCAAGTCTCTCAGATTTGGGCAAACCATCCCCACAGGGCAAGCCCAAAGATCCCTCGGAGCCTGGCAAGTCAGTCATTATCCCCAAAGGGGAAGATGGCAAGGGACAGACCCAGCAAGGTGAGGGGTTGAAAATGAAGCTAAGTGAAGCAGGACATCATGCAAAAGACGAGCAGAAACCAGGCATTGAGTCTGGGAGATCGGCTATGGAGCAGGCAATGTACATGTACAGACAG GAGCCAGACTCTCGACTGTGGCCCTACGTTTACCCCAGCAAGTACCCCGATGCTCAGAAACAGATCGATGAGGAGAGGTGGAAGGATGAGAGAGAGCGGGAGCGGGAGCGTGAGCGGGAAAGAGAACGGGACAGGGACCGCGATAGAGAACGGAAAGGCAAAGAGGAACGTATGCGTCCTAAAGACACTCCCTCTAAAGAGGAGAGCAAGGAAGGGGCAGAACCACGCACTTCATCAGCCTCAGATGAGCACAGAGGAGTCAGCAAAGATCCCCGAGCACACATGCAGTTTTCCTCTCCTCTGCCGCAGCACCAGTCGTATATGTCTTACATGCACGGATACCCCTACGGCCAGGGTTATGACCCCAGCCATCCGGGATACAGGGGGATGCCAGCTGTCATGATGCAGAATTACCCTG GGTCGTACCTGTCCCCAGGGTACTCCTTCTCTCCATATGGCAGTAAGATGCcacctggagaggattgtgagaAGGCTCGTGCCAGTCCTACAGTGAGTGGCAAGTCTGCATCCGAGTCTAAAGCGCTGGACATCCTGCATCAGCATGCTAGCCAATACAAGAGCAAATCGCCCACGGTGGGTGAAAAGATGCCCCACGACAGAGACCGAAGTGGGAGCGAGAGGGAAAGAGACAGCGATCGTCCGAGATCTTCACCGTCTCAGAGGATCATGCCGTCCCACCATCACCTAGGCTATCCACTACTCCCAGGACAGTATGACCTGTCCTATGCTACAG GTATCTCCTCTTCAGCCATTGTTGCCAGTCAACAAGCCTCTGCTCCCTCGCTTTACCCTCCAGCACGGAGGTGA
- the znf609a gene encoding zinc finger protein 609a isoform X3, whose product MESPVSTPAPPPLHLLAPGVNADISSPCEQIMVRTRSVAVNTSDVALATEPECLGPCEPGTSVNLEGIVWQETEDGMLVVNVTWRNKTYVGTLLDCTRHDWAPPRFCESPTSDLEMRNGRGRGKRMRPNSNTPVNENSNSSDNKGSNNSKTRAASNSKGRRGSQNSSERRTPPNSNTEDVKASPSSANKRKNKPVSDMEPNSSSEDTKGSKRMRTNSNSGIPHTVLPLSSIKAESLPPSLDRNCPSPVLIDCPHPNCNKKYKHINGLKYHQARAHNDDDIKLDIDGDSEYGEDSTLHPEPGSCNGASISQKGCVSPARSVTPKGRGFDAQSPSPSSGKFSSKQTGKKKSEGEHESCVPMDGCEDGPCLTDETSNDGIDDKRGLDKAKKSGSGTKADKLAQKPMKSARPLVPSLPPQQLYALPASSFPAPNSGSSSSMGSVVQSISKSPQLKTVQPKPAVIGDSSINPALGSSKDKKKKDKKKKECGKEGDSPKAPGKGGKPEEGKSPYSESSDQGSKSEGMLNGSTDPHQSRLASIKAEADKIYSFSDNSPSPSIGVASRIESGAMAQPLTPLHVVTQNGADNSSVKTNSPAYSDISDAGEDGEGKVKDKSEDQAIREGAKKSLFPSQPPNKDSTYYPSYETYYSPNYVNPNPSPGVANTVTSLQDGAVKVKKEEDPEPGNDKGKSEPPEDRKPDTGASTQQPPQPSVIQQRSNMFMQPLYYNQYAYVPAYGYSPDQAYHNHLMNTNPAYRQQCEDRQRQAAEQHRAAEKKSEAAQKDREASMKQEEWKQKASVPPTLSKAPSLSDLGKPSPQGKPKDPSEPGKSVIIPKGEDGKGQTQQGEGLKMKLSEAGHHAKDEQKPGIESGRSAMEQAMYMYRQEPDSRLWPYVYPSKYPDAQKQIDEERWKDERERERERERERERDRDRDRERKGKEERMRPKDTPSKEESKEGAEPRTSSASDEHRGVSKDPRAHMQFSSPLPQHQSYMSYMHGYPYGQGYDPSHPGYRGMPAVMMQNYPGSYLSPGYSFSPYGSKMPPGEDCEKARASPTVSGKSASESKALDILHQHASQYKSKSPTVGEKMPHDRDRSGSERERDSDRPRSSPSQRIMPSHHHLGYPLLPGQYDLSYATGISSSAIVASQQASAPSLYPPARR is encoded by the exons ATGGAGTCTCCGGTCTCCACGCCTGCACCTCCACCGCTACACCTCCTCGCTCCGGGCGTCAACGCTGACATCTCCTCCCCGTGTGAGCAGATCATGGTCCGCACGCGCTCTGTGGCCGTCAACACCTCTGACGTGGCTCTGGCCACCGAGCCTGAGTGTCTGGGTCCCTGCGAACCTGGCACCAGCGTCAACCTGGAGGGCATCGTCTGGCAGGAGACTGAGGACG gtATGCTGGTTGTGAACGTTACCTGGAGGAACAAGACATATGTGGGCACGCTTTTAGACTGCACTCGTCATGATTGGGCACCCCCACG GTTCTGTGAGTCACCCACAAGTGACCTGGAGATGAGGAATGGCCGTGGACGGGGTAAAAGAATGAGGCCCAATAGCAATACGCCAGTCAACGAAAACAGCAACTCCTCTGATAACAAAGGCAGCAACAACAGCAAGACTCGAGCCGCATCCAACAGCAAAGGGCGACGGGGCAGTCAGAATTCCTCTGAACGGCGCACCCCACCAAACAGCAACACTGAGGATGTTAAAGCTAGTCCTTCATCTGCTAACAAACGCAAGAACAAACCTGTCTCCGACATGGAGCCCAATTCCAGTTCAGAGGACACTAAGGGTAGCAAACGTATGCGCACCAATTCAAACAGTGGAATACCTCATACTGTTCTTCCACTATCCAGCATCAAAGCTGAATCCTTGCCTCCCTCTTTGGATCGCAACTGCCCCTCGCCGGTGCTCATCGACTGCCCCCATCCCAACTGCAACAAGAAGTACAAGCACATTAATGGCCTGAAGTATCACCAGGCTCGTGCACACAATGATGATGACATCAAGCTGGACATAGATGGTGATAGTGAGTATGGTGAGGACTCCACTTTGCACCCAGAGCCAGGGAGTTGTAATGGTGCATCCATTTCACAGAAGGGATGTGTGTCTCCTGCACGGTCGGTCACCCCTAAAGGCAGAGGATTTGATGCCCAGAGTCCATCGCCATCATCAGGAAAGTTCAGCTCTAAGCAGACTGGCAAGAAGAAATCAGAGGGTGAGCATGAGTCGTGTGTGCCCATGGATGGCTGTGAAGATGGCCCATGTCTTACAGATGAGACGAGCAACGATGGCATTGATGATAAAAGAGGTTTGGACAAAGCTAAGAAGTCTGGCAGTGGAACCAAGGCAGACAAGCTTGCTCAGAAGCCAATGAAGTCAGCAAGGCCCCTCGTTCCTTCCTTACCTCCACAGCAGTTGTACGCCTTACCAGCCTCCAGCTTCCCTGCCCCTAATTCTGGCTCCTCTTCCAGCATGGGCTCTGTGGTCCAGTCCATTAGCAAGAGCCCCCAGCTAAAAACCGTTCAACCCAAACCTGCAGTGATTGGAGATTCCTCAATAAACCCAGCCTTAGGAAGCTCTAaggacaagaaaaagaaagataagaaaaagaaGGAGTGTGGTAAGGAAGGAGACAGTCCAAAAGCCCCTGGCAAAGGAGGGAAACCTGAAGAAGGTAAAAGCCCATATTCTGAAAGCTCAGACCAAGGCAGCAAGAGCGAGGGGATGTTAAATGGATCCACAGATCCACATCAAAGTCGGCTAGCCAGCATTAAAGCAGAGGCCGACAAAATCTACAGCTTCTCTGATAATTCTCCCAGTCCTTCTATAGGAGTGGCCAGTCGGATAGAGAGCGGGGCGATGGCACAACCTCTCACTCCACTTCATGTGGTTACCCAAAATGGGGCTGATAACTCTTCTGTGAAGACCAACAGCCCGGCGTACTCCGACATCTCTGATGCAGGGGAAGATGGAGAGGGCAAAGTCAAGGACAAGTCTGAGGATCAGGCAATCCGGGAAGGTGCCAAGAAATCTCTATTCCCATCCCAACCCCCAAACAAAGACTCTACTTATTACCCAAGTTATGAAACGTACTACTCGCCCAATTATGTCAACCCAAACCCCAGTCCAGGAGTTGCTAACACGGTCACATCATTGCAAGATGGTGCAGTGAAGGTGAAAAAAGAAGAAGACCCAGAACCTGGCAATGACAAGGGCAAATCAGAGCCACCTGAAGATCGAAAGCCAGACACGGGTGCATCCACTCAGCAGCCACCACAGCCTTCAGTCATTCAGCAGCGGTCTAACATGTTCATGCAGCCCCTCTATTACAATCAGTATGCTTATGTACCTGCCTACGGCTATTCACCTGATCAGGCCTACCATAACCACCTGATGAACACAAACCCAGCTTACAGGCAGCAGTGTGAGGACCGCCAACGCCAAGCAGCTGAGCAGCATCGTGCTGCAGAGAAGAAATCAGAGGCTGCTCAGAAGGATAGGGAAGCATCCATGAAGCAAGAAGAATGGAAGCAGAAAGCATCAGTTCCTCCTACTTTGTCCAAAGCACCAAGTCTCTCAGATTTGGGCAAACCATCCCCACAGGGCAAGCCCAAAGATCCCTCGGAGCCTGGCAAGTCAGTCATTATCCCCAAAGGGGAAGATGGCAAGGGACAGACCCAGCAAGGTGAGGGGTTGAAAATGAAGCTAAGTGAAGCAGGACATCATGCAAAAGACGAGCAGAAACCAGGCATTGAGTCTGGGAGATCGGCTATGGAGCAGGCAATGTACATGTACAGACAG GAGCCAGACTCTCGACTGTGGCCCTACGTTTACCCCAGCAAGTACCCCGATGCTCAGAAACAGATCGATGAGGAGAGGTGGAAGGATGAGAGAGAGCGGGAGCGGGAGCGTGAGCGGGAAAGAGAACGGGACAGGGACCGCGATAGAGAACGGAAAGGCAAAGAGGAACGTATGCGTCCTAAAGACACTCCCTCTAAAGAGGAGAGCAAGGAAGGGGCAGAACCACGCACTTCATCAGCCTCAGATGAGCACAGAGGAGTCAGCAAAGATCCCCGAGCACACATGCAGTTTTCCTCTCCTCTGCCGCAGCACCAGTCGTATATGTCTTACATGCACGGATACCCCTACGGCCAGGGTTATGACCCCAGCCATCCGGGATACAGGGGGATGCCAGCTGTCATGATGCAGAATTACCCTG GGTCGTACCTGTCCCCAGGGTACTCCTTCTCTCCATATGGCAGTAAGATGCcacctggagaggattgtgagaAGGCTCGTGCCAGTCCTACAGTGAGTGGCAAGTCTGCATCCGAGTCTAAAGCGCTGGACATCCTGCATCAGCATGCTAGCCAATACAAGAGCAAATCGCCCACGGTGGGTGAAAAGATGCCCCACGACAGAGACCGAAGTGGGAGCGAGAGGGAAAGAGACAGCGATCGTCCGAGATCTTCACCGTCTCAGAGGATCATGCCGTCCCACCATCACCTAGGCTATCCACTACTCCCAGGACAGTATGACCTGTCCTATGCTACAG GTATCTCCTCTTCAGCCATTGTTGCCAGTCAACAAGCCTCTGCTCCCTCGCTTTACCCTCCAGCACGGAGGTGA